One region of Juglans regia cultivar Chandler chromosome 4, Walnut 2.0, whole genome shotgun sequence genomic DNA includes:
- the LOC118348190 gene encoding uncharacterized protein LOC118348190, producing MDGEIFFQFSKEEINRSAEPFRFSIVIKFLRQRPSLDAIRAFIASRWGLSSIPEVSSMKLPRNVFIRLATEADFVKALSRESCEVNEVAYRAFHWSPDFNEEHEPSNVPVWILLLGLPPNFYQESFIRIFTASLGRFIRRDNSTRCATRTDGARLCLEMDTAKEPISYFWIGTPGLATSRKQEIIFEMLPAYCGKCKVQGHNSKTCRAGKPKQEERNRGRNKEKDESGGNTSSQKEDGEINNPMFLLPETKAAEPVAPCEDAVKTQHGIHDQERMTGEYVSGGPSSDNKRDGEIPVPTSETESAGALPNGLEQPGNSLEIHSDLGKNMELNTHCIREVIVPSEAAGNLLNQNDIFSFNVESLPTLILEEPACITIEDNELNLPTKSSKENIDNYPEDIVSEPDPDIPPDVLPLYKEYHSESEDKQFLLTIIYVKCSMYERKIMWEDLSSQAMGSAPCLFVGDFNIIQNNSERRGGSPRSNAAMSDFNDWIHQGGLVEMNSKGSIFSWCNGQSGLARSWAKLDRVLMDFSLLSYFPNAVCSYLPRTTSDHAPMVIEFKLDPSSYGPSPFRFQQMWVDHPQFLLCVKQAWSATFDGHGLSKLAFKLKITKGSQISLLPDLSTLISPIISDSDNLMLCGMPSMKEVSSALSSIPSNSSPGPDDFSSGFFKSCWDIVDTPSGFDKFRPISLCSVFYKICSKIIVNRLTGLLSRMISWEQGAFIPGRSIFDNITITQEMIHSINKKAHGGNIMIKLDMAKAYDRVEWLFLLEVHLEDMLANIQKKISGWKMIFLSMGGRLTLLRHVISSMALHLFAVLHVPQATIKNIHRMMSTFFWGEHNGKGKKKWVAWNSICRPVEEGGLALRNLDDMQKALHARFAWNLIQGCSYSNSALQNYHLESSFGGMGQLNTDGSSLGNPGASGIGSNNRAELLALLHGLQVCKSLSLNFVHIELDSMNVISWWKSKRCGVWYLEDFWEEIIDIIDSITYSINHVFREGDKIADWLAKQGASGKDLAVSHLTETPRALRGLIRMDYSGLPSLRFS from the exons ATGGAcggagaaatattttttcaattctcaaaggAAGAAATCAACAGATCTGCGGAACCTTTCCGCTTCTCGATTGTGATCAAGTTCCTCCGCCAACGTCCCTCTCTCGATGCGATTCGTGCGTTCATTGCCAGTCGATGGGGTCTGTCTTCTATCCCGGAGGTTTCCTCTATGAAATTGCCCCGAAACGTCTTCATCAGATTGGCTACGGAAGCAGACTTTGTGAAAGCCCTGTCCCGTGAATCATGTGAAGTGAATGAAGTGGCTTACCGTGCGTTCCACTGGTCTCCTGATTTTAATGAGGAACATGAACCTTCTAATGTTCCGGTGTGGATCCTCCTTCTCGGATTACCCCCcaacttttatcaagaatcaTTCATTCGGATCTTCACCGCTTCGCTTGGTCGATTCATACGCAGGGATAATTCCACGCGTTGTGCGACCCGAACTGATGGAGCTCGGCTTTGCTTGGAGATGGATACTGCTAAGGAGCCGATTTCGTACTTCTGGATTGGCACTCCTGGTCTGGCTACGAGCAGAAAACAAGAGATTATTTTTGAGATGTTACCGGCGTATTGTGGTAAGTGCAAAGTGCAGGGACATAACTCTAAGACCTGTCGAGCAGGTAAACCCAAGCAGGAGGAACGAAACCGGGGACGAAACAAAGAAAAGGATGAATCGGGTGGAAACACTTCATCTCAGAAAGAGGATGGTGAAATAAATAATCCTATGTTTTTACTTCCCGAAACAAAGGCTGCTGAACCTGTGGCGCCATGTGAGGATGCAGTTAAAACTCAACATGGGATTCATGATCAGGAACGTATGACTGGGGAATATGTTTCTGGTGGACCAAGTTCTGATAATAAACGGGATGGTGAGATTCCAGTTCCTACTTCAGAGACTGAGTCCGCTGGTGCGCTACCGAATGGTCTGGAACAGCCTGGGAACAGCTTGGAAATTCACTCTGATCTGGGGAAGAATATGGAACTCAATACTCATTGTATTAGAGAAGTGATAGTGCCTTCGGAGGCTGCAGGTAACCTTCTGAaccaaaatgatattttctcctttaatgTTGAATCGCTTCCTACTCTGATTCTAGAGGAACCTGCCTGCATTACGATTGAGGATAATGAACTGAATTTACCTACTAAAAGTAGCAAGGAAAATATTGACAATTATCCTGAAGATATTGTCTCTGAGCCGGACCCTGATATCCCTCCAGATGTGTTACCTCTTTATAAGGAGTACCATTCGGAGTCTGAAGATAAAcag TTTTTATTAACTATCATCTATGTTAAGTGTAGTATGTACGAGAGGAAAATTATGTGGGAGGACCTTAGCTCCCAAGCTATGGGATCGGctccttgtttgtttgttggagactttaatattattcagaATAACTCGGAGAGAAGGGGTGGATCTCCTAGATCTAATGCGGCGATGTCGGACTTCAATGATTGGATTCACCAAGGTGGATTGGTTGAGATGAATTCTAAAGGCAGtattttttcttggtgtaatgggcagtcggGTCTTGCTAGGTCTTGGGCTAAGCTGGATCGTGTtcttatggatttttctttgctttcGTATTTCCCGAATGCGGTTTGCTCTTACTTGCCAAGAACAACTTCTGATCACGCCCCCATGGTTATTGAGTTCAAGTTGGATCCTTCTTCTTATGGCCCTTCGCCTTTTcgctttcaacaaatgtgggtggatcatcctcAATTCTTGTTGTGCGTCAAGCAGGCTTGGTCTGCTACTTTTGATGGCCATGGGCTCTCTAAATTGGCTTTTAAATTGAAGATTACTAAG GGATCCCAGATTAGTTTGTTACCTGATTTATCAACTCTTATTTCTCCTATTATTTCTGATTCTGACAATTTGATGTTGTGTGGGATGCCTTCTATGAAGGAAGTGTCTTCTGCTCTTTCTTCTATTCCTTCTAACAGTTCTCCGGGACCTGATGATTTTAGCTCGGGCTTTTTCAAAAgctgttgggatatt GTTGATACTCCctctgggtttgataaatttaggccaataAGCCTTTGCTCGGTGTTCTATAAAATATGCTCCAAAATCATTGTTAATCGGCTGACAGGTCTCCTCTCTAGAATGATTTCGTGGGAACAAGGAGCTTTCATTCCAGGGAGAAGTATCTTTGATAATATTACCATTACTCAGGAAATGATTCACTCCATTAATAAAAAGGCccatggtggtaatatcatgattaaattagatatggctAAAGCTTACGATCGCGTGGAGTGGTTGTTTCTTCTGGAG GTTCATCTGGAAGATATGCTGGCTaatatccaaaagaaaatttcgGGGTGGAAGATGATATTTCTGTCGATGGGTGGCCGTCTTACCTTACTTCGTCACGTTATTTCTAGTATGGCTCTTCATCTTTTTGCTGTCCTTCATGTCCCTCAAGCTACTATTAAAAACATTCACCGGATGATGAgtactttcttttggggggagCATAATGGcaaaggtaagaaaaaatgggtggcctgGAATTCTATCTGCCGTCCCGTGGAGGAAGGAGGTTTGGCGCTTAGAAACCTCGATGATATGCAGAAAGCCCTTCATGCCagatttgcttggaatcttattcaag GCTGTTCTTATTCCAATTCGGCGTTGCAAAACTATCATCTGGAATCGTCCTTCGGAGGGATGGGTCAGCTTAACACAGATGGCAGCAGTTTGGGTAACCCTGGTGCCTCAGGGATAG GTTCTAATAATCGGGCTGAACTTCTAGCCCTTCTTCATGGGCTCCAGGTTTGTAAATCTTTATCTCTTAATTTTGTGCATATTGAGCTTGATTCTATGAATGTTATATCCTGGTGGAAGAGCAAGAGATGTGGGGTgtggtatctggaggatttctgggaggaaattATCGACATTATCGACTCCATAACCTATTCGATAAACCATGTTTTTAGAGAGGGAGATAAAATCGCTGATTGGTTAGCCAAACAGGGAGCTTCTGGAAAAGACTTAGCAGTTTCGCATTTAACGGAGACCCCCCGTGCATTGCGGGGTCTTATCCGTATGGATTACTCAGGTTTACCGTCTTTGCGTTTTAGTTAG